The DNA segment ACCACCGCCGACGCCGTGGAGGCCGCTCATACGGTGACTGCCAGCCAGTTCATCAACGAGCAATTTGCCCTGCGCAGCGGCCTTCCCCCCGCACAGATGGGACTGGGCCACGCCATGGAAATGGACCCCACCATCGAAAACGGCTTTCTCTTTGAGCTCGCCCAGGCCCAGCTCGCCCGCGAGCTCTTCCCCGAGGCGCCGCTTAAATACATGCCGCCGACCAAGTACATGACCGGCAACATTTTTCGCGGTCATATCCAGGACGCCCTCTTCAACCTCATCGGCGGCTGGACCGGCCAGGGCATTCAACTTCTGGGCATGATGACCGAGGCGATGCATACCCCTCATATGGGCGATCGTTACCTCGCCATCGAAAACGCCCATTATGTCATGAACAACACCCGCCAGCTTGGCGAGGAGATCGAGTTTAAGTCGGGCGGCATCATCCAGGGCCGCGCTCAGCAGGTACTCGCGGAGGCCTGCCAGCTTTTGGAAGACGTGCGCGATAAGGGGATGTTCGACACCCTGGCCGCCGGCACCTTCGCCGACGTCTTCCGTCCGGTCGACGGCGGCAAGGGCCTGGGCGGCGTGCTGCGCCGCGCACCCGACTATTTCAACCCGGTCGAAGACGCGCTGCGAGGCTCACTGGACCTCGCAACCTGATGTTCGCTACGACGAACGCCGGCGATGAACCGAAAGAATGATGTGGACGTTTTTGATGATAACGCCGTGAGGTAAGGGTGACGCCTCCGGGGGCTCTCGATGCCGCAGACATGGCGTCAACGGTGGCGTGTGGCGTCCTAAGAATACAGGGATCATGATGTTTTCTCGTTGTTTTGTGGTGACGCTGCTCGTCGCTTTACAGATTGCTTTCGCAGCGCCGGTGTATGCACAGCAGGAATCCCATGCCTCGGATGAAGTGGACATGGCCCAGGCCTTTTCACTCACCCTATCCAGCTACGCGATGCTCATCACGGTCCCCGTCGGTCTGACCGTACTGGTTGCCGTGCTCGTGCTGCGCTCCTCCTCGGAGATGGAGTCGTACATCAAAGAGAATAACGTCGCCCTGCAGCACGACCTGCATATGGGCGGCGGCGAGACGACGGCCGAGCTGGCGACCATCTTCAACGTGCCGGCTGAGCAGCACGCCGGGTTTGCCCGGGTGCTCAGCGAGAAGCGCGACGCGCTCCTTCCCCTGACCGACGTGGATGCGCTCAGCGCCGAGCGCGCCGGCACCTTCGTGCGCGTCATCTACGACGCGCTCATGGAAGAGCCCGAGTTTGCGCAGCACCTGCCGCGCATCAACGGAGACGTGTGATCGCCATCATCCGGCGGCGTTGAGCCGACCGAAAGATCAATGAAAACCGGGCCTTCGGGCCCGGCTTTTTTTGGGTCCGGACACGTGATGAGTGTGGGACATCGCCCGGTCGAAGGCGCACTTCGAAAATCACTGGACCTTCCCCCCTGATCCGGGGTACATCTCGGGCTCTTCAAAATCCGTTGTGGCCACCCGTGGTTTTCGTTGATCTCTTTTGATCGGAGATTTTTATGTCGTTGCATTCGCGTAGTCTTATTGGTGCGTTGATCGTTGCTCTTACGTTTGCGTTTTCGACCCCCGCCTTTGCCCAGTCGAGCGCCGATGACGAGGCCGCCGCCGGTCTTGCCGTCACCTCGGTGACCTCCACCTATGTTTCGATCTTTACGATTCCCATCGGTTTGACGGTGCTCGTGGTGGTGCTGCTCCTTCGCTCCTCCTCGGAGATGGAGTCGTACATCGAAGAAAACAACGTCGCCCTGCAGCACGACCTGCATATGGGCGGTGGTGAGACGACCGCCGAGCTGGCGAAGGTCTTCAATGTGCCCGCCGAGCAGCACGCCGAGTTCGCGCAGGTGCTCACCGAGAATCGCGATGAGCTTCTTCCCCTGACCGACGTTGATACGCTCACCGCCGAGCGTGCCGGCACCTTCGTGCGCGTCATCTACGACGCGCTGATGGAGAAGCCTCAGTTCGCGCAGCACCTGCCGCGCATCAACGGCGAAGTGTGATTGCCATCATCCGGCGGCGTTGAGCTGACCGGGAGATAACTTAAAAAGACCGGGCTCGGGTGTGGGCCCGGTTTTTTTGTGCCTGGTGTCGAGCGCCCCAGGCCGAGCGCCCCAGGCCGAGCGCCCCAGGACGAAGCCAGCTGCGTCGCTTCGTCGTCGCGGTAGCGCTGCTACACGCTCCTCCTTGCTCCTTGCTGGACTTCGCCCTGGATGCGCTCGGGCTTTTTATCATGCGGGAGAAGGCCGAGTTGTCGATTTACCCGGGTACATCGGGTGCAGGGGGGCTGATTATCCCCTGCGTAGCGCTGGTATGGCCTCGCTGCTTGCGTGGTGCCGCGCTGCTCGGTTAGCGTCAACGGGTTGTCGAAACACTTGGTTTTACCCGCCTGGCGGGTGATGTCGTGGAGATCGCAGGTATGCAGTGGCACCGGTTTCGATCCAATTCTCCCAGATGTGGTGTGCGTCCGTCCCCGAGGCTTCGATGCTGGAGGATGGGTCTCTGTGTGATGGCGGCGGCCTTGCTCGTAGCCTCCCCGGGCTTTGCGCAGTCCGAGCCGACCAACGGCACACCCTTTTATAATGACATCTTCTCGCTCTCGACCTCGACGACGACCACGGCGGTGGTGGTTGGGGCGGTGATTCTGACGGTTACCCTGGTCAACGACACCAGCGCTGCGCTCGATGTGTACCTCGACGATAACGCCGCGCTGGTGCAGCGGGATGTGCATCTGGGGGGCGGTGAGGCCACCGCCGACCTGGCGGCGCTCTTCGGGGTGCCGGCCGAGGGGCATGAGGCCTTCGCGCAGCTTCTTTTTGAGGCTCGCCATCAGCTCTCTCCCCTGTGCGCGCCGCCGGCCGATGAGGCCGCCTCCCGGGGGCGCGCGCATGCCTTCGCGGCCCATGTCTTCGGGGCGATGGCCGAGCACTCTGTGTTGGCCGAGCATCTTCCGCAGCACGGCGCCTGAGCGTCTCCGGGTGCCGGAGCAGCGGGTGCCCGTCGGAGTGTTGTGCCCGCCAGACGCGTTATGGCATCGGGAAGCCTGTGCAGCAGGCGTTTGCCTGCATTGCGATGAGCCCCCACCTTTAACGTGGTGCGTCGCCCCTGATCGCCCGGGTCGGGATATGCGACGATGACGCCTGACCCAGCCCCGAGTCTCTCCATGCGCGATGTGTTGAAAGTAGCGGCCGAGATTGCCGGTGATACCGGCAAAAACCTCTGGAAAGAGATCGGCGAAGACGCCCTCAAGAAGGCTGTCTCCACCTTCGTGGGCGAAGGTGTGAAGGCGATGGTGGACCTCTGGAAGACGCGACGCGTCAAAGAGCTGGAGCGGGAATTCAAGGCCCGGGCCCGAGAGGACGAGGCGGCGGCCTCGCCGGCGGTCGAATCCCCGAAAGCGTCGGAGCCGACTCCTGTCGAGCCTGAGCCGACTCCCGTTGAGCCCGCGCCGACTCCTGTGGAGCCCGCGCCGACTCCTGTGGAGCCCGCGCCGACTCCTGTGGAGCCCGCTCCTCCCATCGAGCCAGAACCGGCTCCTCCCACCGAGCCGGTGCCTGCTCCTCCCATCGAGCCAGAACCGACTCCTCCCACCGAGCCGGACACTCCCCAGGGTGGAAATCGCTGAGCCAGCGTCCGGCTATGCCTTGCAACCCCTGACAATTTAAGTAGGTTGACCCTTTTTTGTACGCCGAGGGCTGGCGAGCGTCTCGGCGCGCGCGGCCCCCACCGGCAGTCGCCTGTGTTGCGATGACGGTGCCGGCTGACGACGCACATGGCGCTCTGGCTGCATGGTCGCTGTCGTCCTGGCCTGGCGAGCAGCGCGTCGCCCCGAACCTTCTTGTTGTTGGGAGTTAGACTTTATGGATCCGATTTTACTGGCCGCTGGCATGGTCATCGCTGGCCTGGTGCTCCTCTATTTTGGCGCGGAGGCGCTTGTCGGCGGGGCGAGTTCTCTGGCGATTCGCCTGGGCATCACACCGCTGATTGTGGGGCTGACGGTGGTGTCCTTTGGCACCAGCGCACCGGAGCTTCTGGTGGGCCTTATCGGCAGTGATGACGTCAACCTGGGGAACGTCGTCGGATCCAACATCGCCAACATCATGCTGATTCTGGGTTTGGCGGCCACGATCAGTCCGCTGAAGATCGAGAGTCGGGTGGTCACCCACGAGCTCCCGATTATGCTGGCGGCCACCGGGCTCTTTATCGGGCTTTCGCTCGACGGCAGCCTCACGCGTATCGACGGCATCATCCTGCTCACGGCCATGGCCGGCTACATCGCCTACATGTTCGTCGGGGCGCGCCGCGATATGAAACGTATGGAAGCGATTGTCGGCGATGAGCTCAGCGAGATCGATCCCAACCAGCGCAAAGCCATCGTCGATGTGCTCCTGATGGTCGGCGGTATCGTGGGGCTGGCGCTGGGGGCGAAGTGGATGGTCGATGGTGCCACGACCATCGCCATGACGATGGGAATCTCCGAGCTTGTCATCGCCCTCTCGATTGTGGCGATTGGCACGAGCCTCCCGGAACTGGCCACCTCGGTGGTGGCGGCCTTCCGCGGTGAGGCCGACATCTCGGTGGGCAATGTGGTGGGCTCCAACGTCTTCAACCTGCTCTTTGTGATGGGTGTCGTCGCCTGCTTTGGTACGATTGTGGTGGGCGAAGACGCCCTGAGCATTGACCTGTGGGTGATGGCCGGCATCAGCGTGCTTCTGTGGCCGCTTCTGCGCACGGGCCATAGCCTTAAGCGCTGGGAAGGCATCGTGATGGTCGTCGGTTACGTGGCGTATCTCGTGTCGATGTTCATGCGCTGACCTCCTTTTTAAGGCCGCGCCCCATGAGTGCGCGGCCCCCCCTCTTCCCCCGCGATTCTCTATGATCCAGACTCCCTCCTCGCTTCGTATCGCGCTGGCTCAGCTCAACTTTAAGGTCGGGGATCTCGACCGCAACGTCGCGCGTATTCGTGACGAGGTGGAGCGCGCGCGCGCTGCCGGCGCCGATCTGCTGGTGACCTCGGAGCTGGCGCTCACGGGCTATCCGCCCCGCGACCTGCTTCATCATGACGCGTTCATCGACGCGCAGCTCAAGACCCTGGAAGCGCTGGCGAAGTTGAGCGACGACGATTTTGCGTTGATCGTCGGCTACGCCGATCGCAACCCTCATCCGAAAGGTCGACGCCTGGTCAACGCCGCGGCGTTTTGTGTGGGGGGACGGGTCAAAGAACGCGTCTTCAAACAACTGCTGCCCGAGTACGACGTCTTTGATGAGGCGCGTTATTTTGAGCCGGGCGGCCAGGCACCGATCTTCACGTTTAAGGGGGTGCGCCTGGGGGTGAGCATCTGCGAAGACGCCTGGGCCCGGGTCGAGCACCGGGAGCAGCCGCGCTATGCGGGCGATCCGGTGGGGGCGCTGGTGGTCAACGGGGCGCAGGTGCTGATCAACATCTCGGCCAGCCCCTTCGCCCGCGGCAAGCGCGCGATGCGGGAGGCGATGCTGGCCGAGCACGCCTCCCGTCACAAACGCCCGCTGATCTTTGTGAACCAGGTCGGTGCCACCGATGAGCTGATCTTTGAGGGGGCATCGGTGGCCATCGATGCCGAGGGTCGCATCGCCCACCGCCTCTCGGACTTTAGCTCGGCCTGCGAGATCGTGGAGGTCAACCCCTGCGGGGAGGTCGTGGGGCCTGCGGGGGGCTCGGCCTCGGTGCGCGATGCCATCGGGGAGCTGCGCGCGGCGTTGGTGCTGGGCACCCGTGACTACGTGCGAAAGTCGGGCTTTAAGCAGGTGCTGCTGGGGCTCTCAGGGGGCATCGACTCGGCGGTGACCGCCGTGATCGCCGCCGATGCGCTGGGCCCGGAGAACGTGCATGCGGTGGCGATGCCCTCGCGCTACTCCTCGCGCCATAGCCGCGATGACGCGCGCACCCTGGCCAACAACCTGGGCATTGAGTTCGATGAGATCGGCATCGAGCAGCCCTATTCTAGTTTTCTCGATGTGCTCACCCCGCATTTTAAAGGCCGCGACTTTGACGTGACCGAAGAGAACCTCCAGGCGCGCATCCGCGGGGTGTACCTGATGGGCCTGAGCAATAAGTTCGGCAAGCTCGTGCTCTCGTGCGGCAATAAGAGCGAGCTGGCCGTGGGATACTCGACCCTTTATGGCGATATGTGCGGGGCGCTCGCGGTGATCGGGGATGTGCCCAAGATGCAGGTCTACGCCCTGGCCGAGGAGTACAACCGCCTGGCGGGCTACGAGGTGGTGCCGCGCAGCATCATCGAGAAGGCACCGTCTGCGGAGCTTCGTCCCGATCAGCGCGATGAGGACAGCCTGCCGCCCTATCCGGTGCTCGACGCCATTGTGGATCGTTATGTCGAAGATCGGCAGAGCATCGCGGGCATCATCGAGGCGGGTTTTGAGCGTCGGGATGTGGAGCGGGTGGTCGGTCTGATTCAGCGCAATGAATACAAGCGCTGGCAATGCCCCCCGGTGCTCAAGGTCACGGCGAAGGCCTTTGGCTCGGGCTGGCGCTATCCGCTGGCGGCCAGCCACGGCTGAGCGGGCCGGTCGGGTGCGGTGGGGAGGGGAAAAGGATGCGTCACCGGGGTCGAGGTGGCCCGCGCGATCATGACTTTACGCGGGTCGAAGGTGAAGGGGGCCGGCAGATG comes from the Lujinxingia sediminis genome and includes:
- a CDS encoding DUF3015 family protein, which translates into the protein MAQAFSLTLSSYAMLITVPVGLTVLVAVLVLRSSSEMESYIKENNVALQHDLHMGGGETTAELATIFNVPAEQHAGFARVLSEKRDALLPLTDVDALSAERAGTFVRVIYDALMEEPEFAQHLPRINGDV
- a CDS encoding DUF3015 family protein, whose translation is MSLHSRSLIGALIVALTFAFSTPAFAQSSADDEAAAGLAVTSVTSTYVSIFTIPIGLTVLVVVLLLRSSSEMESYIEENNVALQHDLHMGGGETTAELAKVFNVPAEQHAEFAQVLTENRDELLPLTDVDTLTAERAGTFVRVIYDALMEKPQFAQHLPRINGEV
- a CDS encoding calcium/sodium antiporter, with protein sequence MDPILLAAGMVIAGLVLLYFGAEALVGGASSLAIRLGITPLIVGLTVVSFGTSAPELLVGLIGSDDVNLGNVVGSNIANIMLILGLAATISPLKIESRVVTHELPIMLAATGLFIGLSLDGSLTRIDGIILLTAMAGYIAYMFVGARRDMKRMEAIVGDELSEIDPNQRKAIVDVLLMVGGIVGLALGAKWMVDGATTIAMTMGISELVIALSIVAIGTSLPELATSVVAAFRGEADISVGNVVGSNVFNLLFVMGVVACFGTIVVGEDALSIDLWVMAGISVLLWPLLRTGHSLKRWEGIVMVVGYVAYLVSMFMR
- a CDS encoding NAD+ synthase, translating into MIQTPSSLRIALAQLNFKVGDLDRNVARIRDEVERARAAGADLLVTSELALTGYPPRDLLHHDAFIDAQLKTLEALAKLSDDDFALIVGYADRNPHPKGRRLVNAAAFCVGGRVKERVFKQLLPEYDVFDEARYFEPGGQAPIFTFKGVRLGVSICEDAWARVEHREQPRYAGDPVGALVVNGAQVLINISASPFARGKRAMREAMLAEHASRHKRPLIFVNQVGATDELIFEGASVAIDAEGRIAHRLSDFSSACEIVEVNPCGEVVGPAGGSASVRDAIGELRAALVLGTRDYVRKSGFKQVLLGLSGGIDSAVTAVIAADALGPENVHAVAMPSRYSSRHSRDDARTLANNLGIEFDEIGIEQPYSSFLDVLTPHFKGRDFDVTEENLQARIRGVYLMGLSNKFGKLVLSCGNKSELAVGYSTLYGDMCGALAVIGDVPKMQVYALAEEYNRLAGYEVVPRSIIEKAPSAELRPDQRDEDSLPPYPVLDAIVDRYVEDRQSIAGIIEAGFERRDVERVVGLIQRNEYKRWQCPPVLKVTAKAFGSGWRYPLAASHG